The proteins below come from a single Candidatus Hydrogenedentota bacterium genomic window:
- the flhB gene encoding flagellar biosynthesis protein FlhB: protein MPEQTGGEKVLPPSARKITKAREEGRVARSQDLSSAWSLFVALLALYFLGSGIAAGMVSVTRHYFGETTTLVRELDNPQWVALDALAHMARFLLPFMVILLAGGLAMNLLQVGFLFAPAALKPNLEKLNPFTGFQKFFNVRSLVELAKSVFKLAAISLIVYATFRSRWQDILSWPGLTPVGIVSAMASLIGLVWLRVVLAMLVLGILDYGYQRWQYLQELRMTVQEAREEAREIEGDPRIRQRIRHIQRQMAMQRMMREVPKADVVVTNPVRFAVALRYNAREMEVPVVTAKGARLLAERIREIAMEHNVPIVQKPELARMLYRTIEVGQPVPENLFVAVAEVLAFVFEIDRRAEKIRERAGILNVFRRQRAAS, encoded by the coding sequence ATGCCCGAGCAAACCGGAGGCGAAAAAGTTCTTCCCCCGTCCGCGCGCAAGATTACGAAGGCGCGCGAGGAAGGGAGGGTGGCGCGCAGCCAGGATCTGAGTTCCGCGTGGTCGCTGTTCGTCGCGCTGCTGGCGCTGTACTTCCTTGGTTCGGGCATCGCGGCCGGGATGGTGTCGGTAACGCGCCATTACTTCGGCGAGACCACTACGCTCGTGAGAGAGCTCGATAATCCACAGTGGGTTGCGCTGGACGCATTGGCGCACATGGCCCGTTTCCTGCTTCCGTTCATGGTGATTCTGCTTGCAGGTGGTTTGGCCATGAACCTGCTGCAGGTGGGGTTTCTGTTTGCTCCGGCGGCTCTGAAGCCCAACTTGGAGAAACTGAACCCGTTCACGGGATTCCAGAAGTTTTTCAATGTGCGTTCGCTTGTAGAGCTGGCCAAATCGGTCTTCAAACTGGCGGCCATCAGCCTCATCGTTTATGCGACGTTTCGCAGCCGCTGGCAGGACATTCTGTCGTGGCCCGGCCTTACGCCGGTCGGGATTGTGAGCGCTATGGCGTCGCTGATCGGGCTGGTGTGGCTTCGCGTGGTGCTGGCTATGCTGGTGCTGGGCATTCTCGACTACGGGTATCAGCGTTGGCAATACCTGCAAGAACTGCGCATGACTGTGCAGGAGGCGCGCGAAGAAGCCAGGGAAATCGAAGGCGACCCCCGCATACGGCAACGTATCCGGCACATCCAGCGGCAGATGGCCATGCAGCGAATGATGCGTGAGGTGCCAAAAGCGGACGTTGTCGTGACGAACCCCGTTCGTTTTGCCGTCGCGCTGCGGTACAACGCACGCGAGATGGAAGTGCCGGTGGTTACGGCGAAAGGCGCGCGGCTGTTGGCGGAACGCATTCGGGAGATCGCCATGGAGCACAACGTGCCCATCGTGCAGAAGCCTGAACTGGCCCGAATGCTGTATAGAACGATCGAGGTTGGCCAGCCGGTGCCCGAGAACCTCTTTGTTGCGGTTGCGGAGGTCTTGGCCTTTGTGTTCGAGATCGATCGGCGCGCCGAGAAAATCAGAGAACGGGCCGGAATCCTGAACGTGTTCCGGCGGCAGCGGGCAGCAAGCTAG
- the flhF gene encoding flagellar biosynthesis protein FlhF has product MDKETQGFHKFRAPTFEEALRQVRSILGESAVVLRTTQVKEGGLFGFFGEPLIELTVAGAPAATPEPGGRIELHSRPPSPVERRYKAHSPMGSDQRVRDTVEFCRELVNKTQSRAEARRERPDAPVRRPVTLDTAARSEPSVRHTKLADGFRFKREEQPRPERRTPSALTSEGNAAIAPSRFTRLHGKPSGTNGDTARDDVRELLRVLEGGSSSAGLPTELAPHYRRLIEAGVSPGLAASLLGATVKGCNVGVLRDERVLRERLRLELRLRVAVKGGISVGRDGCAVVALAGPTGVGKTTTLAKLAAQFAVRERHQVAFVTADTYRVAAPDQLRVYADIIGLRMKVVNEPAEMRAAIKELRGYDLVLIDTAGSSPFNCGQLDELQRMMEAAEPSEILLAAAANTPLDDLRHIWENFGRIGPTSLVFTKIDETRRFGAMYSVAMETGLPLSYLSVGQNVPDDIVLAEPAMVANLVLEGRDRSGRSSRTAS; this is encoded by the coding sequence ATGGATAAAGAAACGCAGGGTTTTCACAAATTCAGAGCCCCCACGTTCGAAGAGGCGTTGCGGCAGGTTCGGTCGATATTGGGGGAATCGGCGGTCGTGCTGCGCACCACGCAGGTGAAGGAGGGCGGGCTCTTCGGCTTTTTCGGAGAGCCTCTGATTGAACTGACCGTGGCCGGCGCTCCAGCGGCAACCCCTGAACCGGGCGGGCGAATCGAGCTGCATTCCCGGCCGCCCAGCCCTGTCGAGCGGCGCTACAAGGCCCATTCTCCGATGGGTTCGGACCAGCGCGTGCGGGATACCGTCGAGTTCTGCCGCGAACTGGTCAACAAGACTCAATCGCGTGCTGAGGCGCGGCGAGAACGCCCGGACGCGCCTGTTCGCCGCCCCGTGACACTCGACACTGCCGCGCGCAGCGAACCATCTGTGCGGCACACGAAATTGGCTGATGGTTTCCGGTTCAAACGGGAGGAACAACCCCGGCCGGAGCGTCGAACGCCGTCCGCGTTGACTTCCGAGGGCAACGCCGCCATCGCGCCGTCCCGCTTCACCCGGCTGCACGGAAAACCGTCTGGAACAAATGGTGATACCGCGCGCGACGACGTGCGGGAACTGTTGCGGGTGTTGGAGGGCGGTTCTTCAAGTGCGGGGTTGCCGACCGAGTTGGCGCCCCACTACCGGCGTCTCATCGAAGCGGGTGTCTCGCCCGGCCTGGCTGCGTCGTTGCTCGGGGCGACTGTCAAAGGATGTAACGTAGGGGTCCTTCGCGACGAGCGCGTGCTCCGAGAGCGGTTGCGTCTGGAGCTGCGCCTGCGGGTGGCCGTCAAGGGCGGGATTTCGGTCGGCCGGGACGGTTGCGCGGTGGTCGCGCTCGCGGGCCCGACAGGAGTCGGGAAGACCACTACCCTCGCGAAGCTGGCGGCCCAATTTGCCGTGAGGGAGCGGCATCAGGTAGCCTTTGTGACCGCGGACACGTACAGAGTGGCTGCTCCGGATCAGTTGCGCGTGTATGCCGACATTATCGGACTTCGCATGAAGGTCGTGAACGAGCCCGCGGAAATGCGCGCGGCGATCAAGGAGCTTCGCGGGTACGACCTGGTGTTGATCGATACTGCGGGGAGCAGTCCGTTCAACTGCGGGCAATTGGACGAGTTGCAGCGTATGATGGAGGCCGCCGAGCCGTCCGAGATTCTGCTTGCGGCCGCCGCGAACACGCCGCTGGACGATTTGCGGCACATTTGGGAGAATTTCGGAAGGATCGGGCCGACGTCTCTCGTGTTTACAAAGATTGATGAAACCCGGCGGTTTGGGGCAATGTATTCGGTGGCCATGGAGACCGGGTTGCCGTTGAGTTACCTCAGTGTCGGGCAGAACGTGCCTGATGATATTGTGTTGGCGGAACCCGCGATGGTGGCAAACCTCGTACTGGAAGGCAGGGACCGAAGTGGCAGATCAAGCAGAACAGCTTCGTGA
- the fliR gene encoding flagellar biosynthetic protein FliR — protein MLFEAEVFKVFVLVMIRISGLMVSAPVLGSANFPARAKIGLAALIAFLVTPTIAQLHEPLGDDYLTLGLAATFELAIGLLMGFFMTLVFAAVQVAGQMIDMLSGFSLMNVFNPALETQVPIFGFFLYIVAALYLLAIDGHLLMIRAIVRTFETMPLGEATMRPEVLGQLSRWGSLMFVDGLLIAAPVGGALLLAYVTMGLMGRVVPQIHLFVVGFPFTIALALLITALFIGVYIELLDRMFHQMFQGVSMLVRGVT, from the coding sequence ATGCTATTCGAAGCGGAGGTATTCAAAGTATTTGTGCTGGTGATGATACGCATCAGCGGGCTCATGGTGTCTGCCCCCGTCCTGGGGTCGGCAAACTTTCCGGCGCGGGCGAAAATCGGTCTGGCTGCGTTGATCGCGTTTCTCGTCACTCCAACGATCGCACAACTCCATGAACCTCTGGGGGATGATTACTTGACGCTGGGGTTGGCGGCCACGTTCGAGCTCGCCATCGGGCTTCTGATGGGTTTTTTCATGACGCTGGTGTTCGCGGCGGTCCAGGTCGCGGGCCAGATGATTGATATGCTGAGCGGGTTTTCGCTGATGAACGTGTTCAACCCGGCTTTAGAGACACAGGTCCCCATATTCGGGTTCTTTCTCTACATCGTTGCCGCCCTGTACCTTCTTGCGATCGATGGGCATCTGCTGATGATTCGCGCGATTGTGCGCACTTTCGAGACCATGCCGCTGGGCGAGGCGACAATGCGGCCGGAGGTCTTGGGTCAACTGAGCCGTTGGGGCAGCCTGATGTTCGTTGACGGATTGTTGATCGCCGCTCCGGTGGGGGGGGCGCTGCTGCTTGCCTACGTCACGATGGGGCTGATGGGACGGGTGGTGCCCCAGATACATCTTTTCGTGGTCGGTTTTCCGTTTACCATCGCCTTGGCTCTTCTGATAACGGCCCTGTTCATAGGGGTTTACATAGAGCTGCTCGATCGCATGTTCCACCAGATGTTCCAAGGAGTTTCGATGTTGGTTCGAGGAGTAACGTAG
- the flhA gene encoding flagellar biosynthesis protein FlhA, producing the protein MAVVPQEMGQTRWSFARNQDIILAVAVMGVLAVLVIPIPTPLLDMLLAINISLSVVVLLTAIYLQHPVDFAVFPSLLLMLTLFRLSLNVAATRLILSQANAGAIINAFGSFVTSGSYIVGMIIFVILIVIQLVVITRGATRISEVAARFTLDAMPGKQMGVDADLNAGLITEDQARSRRRRIEQEADFYGAMDGATKFVRGDAIAGVIITLVNIIGGLIIGVLMQGYTLSEAAQIYTQLTVGDGLVSQIPALIVSMAAGLIVTRTATQENLGVDIGAQLGAYPRALGIAAGLLVLFAVVPGMPTIPFMVVGVVLAILSYQTRKAIFRRAALKEARELAKEEPGPEKAPERAEHLLPVDPLKIELGYGLIALADPKQGGDLLNRIQIIRQQMATRMGFIVPVVRIVDNMRLRPNEYRVKLREAEIARYEMVPDHFLAMNPGIVEEEITGIPTTEPAFGLQAVWVSAENRDRAERMGYTIVEPSAVLATHLTELITAHAPELLSRQDVQNLVNVVRESASTVVEELVPTILTLGEIQKVLQNLLRERVSIRNLETILEVLADFGPRTRDAEVLTEYARQALARQICAEFADEQNALHLVTLAPELEREILEAVRRSETGEYIPLAPARADEIARNTVRAVQPLVLSGQDPIVLTSASVRRYFRRIVERFLPRIVVLSYNEIDPAVRLDSEGQVNG; encoded by the coding sequence ATGGCGGTAGTGCCGCAAGAGATGGGGCAGACGCGGTGGTCGTTCGCCCGCAACCAGGATATCATCCTGGCTGTTGCGGTGATGGGCGTTCTCGCTGTGCTGGTGATCCCTATCCCCACGCCGTTGCTCGACATGCTCCTTGCCATAAATATTTCCCTCTCGGTAGTTGTGTTGTTGACCGCAATCTACCTGCAGCACCCGGTCGATTTTGCCGTGTTCCCGTCGCTGCTGCTGATGCTGACGCTGTTCCGCCTGAGTCTGAACGTGGCAGCGACACGCCTGATTCTCAGCCAGGCCAACGCGGGCGCGATCATCAACGCATTCGGGAGTTTCGTAACCAGCGGCAGCTACATCGTCGGGATGATCATCTTCGTCATCCTGATCGTCATTCAGCTGGTGGTGATCACGCGGGGCGCCACGCGCATCTCGGAGGTCGCGGCCCGTTTCACGCTGGACGCCATGCCCGGCAAGCAAATGGGGGTGGACGCAGACCTGAACGCCGGGCTGATCACGGAAGACCAGGCCCGGTCCCGCCGCCGCCGCATCGAGCAGGAAGCCGATTTCTACGGGGCCATGGACGGCGCCACGAAGTTTGTGCGCGGCGACGCCATCGCCGGGGTGATTATCACACTGGTCAATATCATTGGGGGGCTGATCATCGGGGTCTTGATGCAGGGCTACACACTGTCCGAGGCGGCCCAAATCTATACCCAGCTCACGGTGGGCGACGGGCTGGTCTCGCAGATTCCCGCGTTGATCGTATCCATGGCGGCCGGTCTCATCGTTACGCGAACAGCGACTCAGGAGAACCTGGGAGTGGATATAGGAGCGCAGCTGGGGGCCTATCCCCGGGCGCTCGGTATCGCCGCCGGCCTCCTGGTGCTGTTTGCAGTCGTGCCCGGCATGCCCACGATTCCCTTCATGGTGGTAGGCGTCGTACTGGCGATTCTGTCGTATCAGACCCGGAAAGCCATTTTCCGGAGAGCGGCGCTCAAGGAAGCTCGCGAGCTGGCGAAAGAGGAACCCGGTCCGGAAAAAGCGCCTGAGCGCGCGGAACATCTCCTGCCCGTCGACCCGCTGAAAATCGAGTTGGGATACGGGCTGATCGCGTTGGCTGATCCGAAACAGGGAGGCGACCTTCTCAACCGCATTCAGATCATCCGCCAGCAGATGGCCACGAGGATGGGTTTCATTGTGCCGGTCGTGCGAATTGTTGATAACATGAGGCTGCGGCCCAACGAATACCGCGTCAAGCTCCGGGAAGCCGAGATCGCGCGCTATGAGATGGTCCCGGACCATTTCCTGGCCATGAATCCGGGGATCGTCGAGGAGGAAATCACCGGGATCCCGACGACCGAGCCGGCCTTTGGCCTCCAGGCGGTGTGGGTGAGCGCCGAGAACCGCGACCGCGCCGAGCGCATGGGGTATACCATCGTCGAGCCGTCGGCCGTGCTGGCGACGCACCTGACCGAACTGATCACGGCGCACGCCCCCGAGTTGTTGTCGCGGCAGGACGTGCAGAACCTCGTAAACGTGGTGCGCGAGTCGGCCAGCACGGTGGTCGAGGAACTGGTCCCCACCATCCTCACGCTGGGCGAGATCCAGAAAGTGCTGCAAAACCTGCTTCGCGAACGGGTGTCGATCCGCAATCTCGAGACGATACTTGAGGTCCTGGCAGATTTTGGCCCGCGAACGCGCGACGCGGAAGTGTTGACCGAATACGCGCGGCAAGCCCTTGCGCGGCAAATCTGCGCGGAGTTTGCAGACGAGCAGAACGCGCTGCATCTGGTCACGCTGGCGCCCGAGTTGGAGCGGGAAATTCTCGAGGCGGTCCGGCGGTCGGAAACGGGCGAATACATACCGCTTGCGCCCGCGCGGGCGGACGAGATCGCGCGGAATACGGTGCGGGCGGTTCAGCCACTTGTTTTGAGCGGGCAAGACCCGATCGTGCTGACGTCGGCATCGGTCCGGCGTTATTTCCGTCGTATTGTGGAACGGTTTCTGCCGCGTATCGTCGTGCTTTCGTACAACGAGATCGACCCGGCTGTGCGGCTCGATAGCGAAGGGCAAGTGAATGGATAA
- the fliQ gene encoding flagellar biosynthesis protein FliQ, whose amino-acid sequence MTVDTIVNLAQQAMLVTLLTAAPMLLSGMLIGLLISIFQSVTQIQEITLTFVPKIVVVLVAFVVFLPWMIGVVMGFVQPLIGNFNELVL is encoded by the coding sequence ATGACTGTAGACACGATCGTCAATCTGGCGCAGCAAGCCATGCTGGTCACGCTGTTGACGGCGGCGCCCATGCTGCTTTCAGGCATGCTTATCGGCCTGTTAATCAGTATATTTCAATCAGTTACACAGATTCAGGAGATCACGCTGACCTTTGTTCCGAAGATAGTGGTTGTGCTGGTGGCGTTTGTGGTTTTCCTGCCGTGGATGATTGGAGTCGTGATGGGGTTTGTCCAGCCACTGATAGGCAACTTCAACGAGCTCGTCCTGTAG